A single Triticum dicoccoides isolate Atlit2015 ecotype Zavitan chromosome 2A, WEW_v2.0, whole genome shotgun sequence DNA region contains:
- the LOC119355069 gene encoding serine/threonine-protein kinase D6PK-like → MGSSGCPEIVELVDETKDARPGGVTHLRVRVKPVGQEHGGRSCSVEDDLDRLLRSFNVRTSARASGQTSTDKRLIALGKAPMSSSEIVESVSLKQALRKMCISQASEMAAMKRMSKPAAVSSTPESGAIKKLYASVVVPTDEDQDGKNKVEKAVALPDKVVVSSSVKLVESGKKVHSKASAHKHVRSASPTKAKVQKTRIQDVISNKSLEASEDPTAGRAVAKQRKGKSPKASSPRAVPVGGSRLVFRSKSSTKKKVKPEPAAAVASQKHCEPKGSGSHTKKQHEAPQDEPKTPAPTSKKGADDGSLGAEGVDFGKGCYVSGIPGSQPCELSRSKEKGESSQSSKSSIGDYSTSTSISEDSYGSFSANGSRPHMSKDVRWEAMKRIAIQQGTLGLKNFKLLKQLGCGDIGTVYLAELVGSDCMFALKVMDIEYLISRKKMLRAQTEREILQMLDHPFLPTLYSYFTTDNLSCLVMEYCPGGDLHVLRQKQPTRCFSEAAARFYVAEVLLALEYLHMLGVIYRDLKPENILVREDGHIMLSDFDLSLRCSVNPVLVRCSSVGRDEPPRPSGPCAESCIDPLCIQPSWANSSCFTPRLVSSTPSRTRRAEPLKKPSLPQLVVEPTDARSNSFVGTHEYLAPEIIRGDGHGSSVDWWTLGIFLYELLYGKTPFRGPGNDETLTNVVSQGLKFPDSPAVSYQARDLIRGLLVKEPELRLGSRKGAAEIKRHPFFQGLNWALIRWTAPPETPKSVDASTLTAAVARKKKEGKCLEFRMNGDDIEFELF, encoded by the exons ATGGGTTCTTCAGGGTGCCCGGAGATAGTCGAGCTGGTGGATGAGACCAAAGACGCCCGTCCGGGCGGGGTCACCCACCTGAGGGTGAGGGTGAAGCCGGTGGGGCAGGAGCATGGGGGCCGGTCGTGCTCGGTCGAGGATGACCTCGACCGGCTCCTCAGATCCTTCAATGTGCGCACCTCGGCGCGGGCTTCTGGGCAGACGAGCACGGACAAGAGGCTTATTGCGCTTGGGAAGGCGCCCATGTCGAGCTCGGAGATCGTGGAGTCTGTGAGCTTGAAGCAGGCCCTCAGGAAGATGTGCATCTCCCAGGCCTCGGAGATGGCCGCCATGAAGAGGATGTCCAAGCCCGCGGCTGTGTCGAGTACTCCTGAATCTGGGGCGATTAAGAAGCTTTATGCCTCTGTTGTGGTTCCAACAGACGAGGACCaagatgggaagaacaaggttgagAAGGCCGTTGCTTTGCCTGACAAGGTTGTAGTAAGTTCATCGGTTAAGTTGGTTGAATCAGGCAAGAAGGTGCACAGTAAGGCTTCAGCTCACAAGCATGTGCGATCAGCGTCTCCAACCAAGGCCAAGGTCCAAAAAACCAGAATCCAAGATGTCATCAGTAATAAGTCACTGGAGGCAAGCGAAGATCCGACTGCAGGAAGAGCTGTGGCAAAACAGAGAAAGGGTAAATCTCCAAAAGCATCTAGTCCGCGAGCTGTTCCAGTTGGAGGCTCACGGCTGGTGTTTCGCAGCAAGTCCTCCACTAAAAAGAAGGTTAAACCGGAACCAGCTGCAGCGGTGGCATCACAGAAGCATTGTGAGCCAAAAGGTTCCGGTTCTCATACTAAGAAGCAACACGAGGCCCCTCAGGATGAACCCAAAACTCCAGCACCAACCAGCAAGAAGGGTGCTGATGATGGCTCTCTCGGCGCCGAAGGAGTTGATTTTGGCAAAGGATGCTATGTCAGTGGGATCCCTGGTTCACAGCCTTGTGAGTTGTCAAGGTCGAAGGAAAAGGGTGAAAGCTCCCAAAGCTCAAAGAGCAGCATCGGTGACTACAGCACAAGCACCAGCATCAGTGAAGATAGTTATGGTAGTTTCAGTGCTAATGGCAGCAGGCCTCACATGTCAAAAGATGTGAGATGGGAAGCCATGAAGCGTATAGCGATCCAACAAGGGACCCTGGGATTGAAGAACTTCAAGCTTCTCAAACAGCTTGGATGTGGAGATATTGGCACTGTGTATCTGGCTGAGTTGGTTGGTTCGGACTGCATGTTTGCACTGAAGGTTATGGACATTGAGTACCTAATAAGCCGGAAGAAGATGCTGAGGGCTCAAACTGAGAGGGAGATACTGCAAATGCTTGACCACCCGTTTCTTCCCACCCTGTATTCTTATTTCACGACAGATAATCTGTCTTGCCTAGTGATGGAGTATTGTCCAGGCGGTGACCTGCATGTCCTAAGGCAGAAGCAACCTACTAGATGCTTTTCAGAAGCCGCTGCTAG GTTTTACGTCGCCGAAGTTCTCCTAGCATTGGAGTATCTGCATATGTTGGGGGTTATATATCGTGATCTGAAGCCTGAGAACATACTTGTTCGTGAAGATGGGCACATCATGCTCTCCGACTTTGATCTGTCCCTGAGGTGTTCAGTTAATCCCGTGCTTGTGAGGTGCTCATCAGTAGGAAGAGATGAACCTCCTAGGCCTTCCGGACCTTGTGCTGAAAGCTGCATCGATCCACTGTGTATCCAGCCATCCTGGGCCAACTCTTCTTGCTTCACACCTCGGCTGGTATCTTCTACACCTTCCAGGACACGGAGGGCTGAGCCCCTGAAGAAACCATCACTTCCGCAGCTTGTCGTCGAGCCCACTGACGCGAGGTCAAATTCATTTGTGGGGACCCATGAGTACCTTGCCCCGGAGATCATCAGAGGAGATGGCCATGGCAGCTCGGTCGATTGGTGGACTCTTGGCATCTTTCTGTATGAATTGCTCTACGGCAAGACACCATTCAGAGGACCTGGCAATGACGAAACACTTACAAATGTGGTCTCACAGGGGCTGAAGTTCCCTGATAGCCCAGCTGTCAGCTACCAGGCTCGCGATCTGATCAGAGGGTTGCTTGTGAAGGAGCCAGAGCTCCGGCTAGGCTCGAGGAAAGGAGCTGCCGAGATCAAGCGGCACCCCTTCTTCCAAGGCCTGAACTGGGCCTTGATCCGTTGGACTGCACCGCCCGAGACCCCGAAAAGCGTCGACGCCTCAACCCTTACGGCAGCGGTGGCACGGAAGAAGAAGGAAGGCAAGTGCCTTGAGTTCCGGATGAATGGAGACGACATTGAGTTCGAGCTCTTCTAG